The following is a genomic window from Devosia neptuniae.
TACCAAGCGCGGCGAGTGCACTGAAGCCAAGCCCGCCAAAAGGTTTGCGCCGCTTTGTTTTTTCAATGTCACACTCGACAAAGGAGTCAGAGCCGCCGCGACGTTCCAACAAACTGACAATTGACCGCTTGTTCTGAGCATATTCAAAGTCATCATGTTTAACTATTCGGATCTCAAAGAAATCTGACAGATCTAAAGAAAATTCAGAGTTGCTCAATGCTGCTTCGAATACTCCGTCAATGAACGCTTGTGCATCTTCCTTAGTCGGCACACGGGCCTCAATCCCGTCGATTGCTGCCTTCGCCAATGCGAAGGCTGATACCGTTGACACTATCTCTTCTTGCGCGTCATCGTTGTCCGGACCTGCCAAGAATGTCTTTCGAAGGTCATCAAGACAGCTGGCGTCGGTGCAGAATTTCTCCTGTGATGTCCCTTGACGTATGAAATGGGGCGTCTGACCTGAGTTGGTTAGGAAGGCGTCTCGCAGAGCACCTTCCACATCAGAATAATAAACAGCACCTTGTTCCTTTTTTAGGCACGCCTTGATAAATTCACTCGTGAAGAGGCTCAGTTGATCGCCAGCCAGAGAATATTGACTCTCTGTGCATGATGAAAATTGTACAAAGTTCGTGAATCCAGATTTCAGCGACCGCGCGAGTGGTGCTATGTCGCTCTTGATTAGATTGCGGCCCGCTTCGCAGGCGTCGATGACAATTACTGAAATTTCGGCTTTAAACTGCCTAACTAAGTCAAATGCCTCCGTACGTGACATTCCGGTAGTGTTTGGTGAGGACTCCTTAAATCCCTCAAAGCACATATAGAAATCTTCAGAGTTTGAAAGGCCGTGCCCTGTGAAGTAGATGAATATCTCTTCAAATCCACCTTCCATATCTGATAGTCTTCGTAATTCATCTTTTACGAAGGAGACCGACTTATCTATGAATTCTACGATCTGGCTGAATTTACGAGTCGCTGAAAGCAATTCGCGCATTTGAGCAACATCGTTCGCGCAGCAGTCCAAGCGCGACAATTCAGCGTACCTTGTATTTCCAACCAAGAATGCAATGCTTTGTCCCATACTGTCCCCAAACTCTGGGCGGCGCGTCAACTCTAGCGCTACCAACCTTTGTCAAATTTATAGGCGAGTAATCGCTTTGGCTAGGTGATGCGGGATCCTTCAATGGCGGGGTTTGGGAAACAACAGTGGGACGTGGAACGACCGCAATGAGTCGAAATCGCCCCGCAAAAAACTTATCCCCGCTCCCCCAACCCCGTGTCACTATACCCTCATTCCCGCCAGTTACGCGGCCCCGACGCAGGGCCGGGTGGGGAGACCGTGGGATGGGGGCGCCTGTCCAGTGGGGTTGGAAACTCGGCAGCCGGACCTGCAAGAATGGTACCGCCTGAACCGGACCCTGCATAAAAAGCGGATCGTGACGGGCGGCCATTGGCCCACTCTATTAGTTTCGGAAGGTCCAATGGCCGCCCGTTACCGTATAACCGCGACGCCTCAGGGCCGGGCGGCGCTTTCGGCTGTCTGGGCTGGAACGGCTGCGCATTCGCATGTTCACACTGCCGTTGAGACGCGGAGGATCAACTCGCCACTTGTTTATGGCAATGTTCTCTCCGAGTTTTCAAATGCGCGTTATTGCCGACCGAGTTGGCGCCAGATTCCCAGGTGCCAGTTTCTACATTATGGAAGTGCGGCCATTTGAATGAGTACTGTGGCGCAGGTGGCGCGGCTTGTTGAGCCGTTTTTGGCTCGGCACCCCGAGTTTGTCCGGATTGGGCGCACTTTGGAGCGCAGGCCGGTGGGCCATCTTAGTGTGGGCTTTGACATTCGCCGCACGGCGTATAAGGGGCATATTAGCCCGATGTGGGGCGCGGGTATCACTTTTGGTCCGCCGCCGCATTTTGGCGGGGGCATAGGCCGCACGCTGGATCGGGCAGACGGTTATCTGGATGCGCCGGACCTGCAGGCCCGATTGCTTGATGAACTCGAGCTGGCTAATGAGACAATTCTGCAGCGGTTTACCTCGCTGGAGGCGCTTGTCGAGCTTGAGATGGCCGTTCATCCGAGCTTTGCGATGATCCGATTTCTCAAGGCGGTGCTGTTGGCGGGAGTGGGGCGTCTTGCGGAGGCGGACAATCTGCTCGCGGCCGATATTGAATATCGTATCCGGGAGGGCGAACGCTTTGACCCGCTCTACGTCAAGCTGAGGACCGGTAGCAAAGCTTGGCACAGCCGGCAGGAAGAGGTCAAAAATCGAAGGCTCTTCATAGGCCATCTCAAGCACTTGCACGGCTTCATTGAGCGGCGGGACTTGGCAGGATTGGCGGCCCTGCTGCACGACTGGGAGGCACAGGGCGTTGCGGCCAGAAAGATGACCGACTATTGGCAGCGATCGCCATTTCCTCTTGAATTGGGCGGTGGTGACTAGCTGGATAACGCGCTTCCCGGGGGAGCTTCAGATCAACTTGAGCAAGCCCCGATCCAGTCCCTCCTCCTTGTGGCGAGCGATTGAGGGTGGGGTGCCGAGTGTGCTACCAGCATGGATTCTGGCCGAGTTCCGAATGTCGCCGGACCGTCTGACCACCCTCAGTGCCGCGCTGCTTTTAGAAACTGCGCCGACGGCGAGATGTGTTGTCCGGCAAAGTCAATATCTCGACCCGCAGCAGTTTCTACAAAACACCGCCCTCGACGAGACAGGGAATTAAAGGATAATTAAGCATTATATTCGCAACATTGGGCATTACTTATTTAGTTTTTAGCCCGGTTGTGATGCAAAGAAGCCATTTCCTCTCAGGTATTTGGCCGTCTCGCCAATGCCTGCTCATGTCGAGCGCGCCATTCGTTGTCGCGCTGGCGACGCTCTCGCCGGCATTGGCGCAGGTGTCCATTGGCGGGGATAGCACGCCGTTAGATCCTGCATCCATCGATGGCAGTGTCGACCTGACTATTGGTGTGACCGGTGCTGGTAGCTTGACCATTCTCAATGGCAGCACATTGACCAATGCTAACGGTTATGTGGGGTTTGGTGGCGGCGGCGTCGGTGTCGTCACGGTTTCCGGCCAGGGCTCGCGCTGGGACAATCTCGGTGACGTTGTCATTGGACAGTCTGGCAATGGGGCGCTTGACATCGAGGCTGGCGGGTTCGTGGGTGGAGAAACTGGTCATATAGGCGCCAGTCTGGGGGGCGTCGGTGTGGTGACGGTGTCGGGCGCCGATGGTTCGGGCAATGCTTCGACCTGGTCACTTCGGCAAGATCTGAACATCGGCTATCCGGGGACAGGAACGCTCAATGTGGAGGCAGGCGGTCATGTCGCGGTTGGTGGGCGGATCGATGTTGGTGTTGCGGGGCAAGGCAAAATGGAGCTCTCGGATGGTGCCACTCTATCGAGCAACGACGGCGTCGTCGGCACCGACGCCTACGGTGAGGCCATCCTGACTTCGGGCGCATCCTGGACCATGGTAGGGCAGCTCACCGTCGGTCTGGTCGCCCAAGGCGACCTGCGCATTGAAGACGGCGCCAGCGTCACCAGCAACCAGGGCTATGTGGGCGCCCACCCCGGTAGCGACGGCAGTGTCACCGTGACGGGGCCGGGGTCGAGCTGGGAGATGACCAACTTCAACCTTACCCTCGGCAATTACGGGGTCGGCGCGATGACCATCGAAGATGGCGCGCGGGTTTACGCGAACACCGGCGTCTATCTCGGCATTTCGGACGCGACGGCAAGCGGCACGCTCAGTGTACTGGGCACACCAGGTTCGCGCGGGGTTCTGGAGACCAGCGGTTTCCGGGGCGGGCTGGGCACGGCAGACGTCACCCTGGATGGCGGCATTGTTCGGGCCATCCGGAACAATACGAATTTCTTCAGCACTTATGGCGCTCAGCAGGTTACCCTTGGCGCCGGCGGCGGCTTCATCGACACCAATGGCTACAATATCGGCATTGCCCCTGTCATGATCGGCGCGGGCAGCCTGACCAAGGATGGCCTGGGCACGCTGACGCTCACCGGCGCCAATAGCTATAGCGGTGGCACGACGATCACGGCCGGCACCTTGCAACTGGGCAATGGCGGAACGACCGGCAGCATTGTGGGGAATGTCGCCAATAGCGGCGTGCTGGCCTTCAACCGCTCGGATGTGGTGACCTTTGGCGGGACGATCGCCGGGACGGGCGGCGTCTGGCAGGTGGGCTCCGGGCAGACCATGCTCACCGCCGATAGTTCGGGCCTGTCGGGCGTCTCCCGCGTGTATAACGGCATTCTCTCGGTCAATGGCACGCTTGGCGGCTCGATTGAGGTCATCGGTGGGCGGTTGCAGGGCATCGGCCAGGTGGGGACGACGACGAATTTTGCCGGGGGCACCATCGCTCCGGGCAATTCGATCGGCACCCTGACCGTGGCCGGTAATTATCTCGGCAATGGCGGCACGCTCGAAATCGAAACGGTTCTGAGCGATGATAGCTCGGCCACGGACCTGCTGGCGGTGACCGGCGACACGGCCGGTAGCACCAATGTTCGTGTCATCAATGTCGGCGGCAATGGCGCACAAACCAGTGAAGGCATCAAAATC
Proteins encoded in this region:
- a CDS encoding caspase family protein, which produces MGQSIAFLVGNTRYAELSRLDCCANDVAQMRELLSATRKFSQIVEFIDKSVSFVKDELRRLSDMEGGFEEIFIYFTGHGLSNSEDFYMCFEGFKESSPNTTGMSRTEAFDLVRQFKAEISVIVIDACEAGRNLIKSDIAPLARSLKSGFTNFVQFSSCTESQYSLAGDQLSLFTSEFIKACLKKEQGAVYYSDVEGALRDAFLTNSGQTPHFIRQGTSQEKFCTDASCLDDLRKTFLAGPDNDDAQEEIVSTVSAFALAKAAIDGIEARVPTKEDAQAFIDGVFEAALSNSEFSLDLSDFFEIRIVKHDDFEYAQNKRSIVSLLERRGGSDSFVECDIEKTKRRKPFGGLGFSALAALGMPDEYDETYNLLNHCKLESVHVGIYFEPKSMALNRIFSEIVFLPRLTECLILTCNSTERRSGWGSFNEYEGTKKWKWSHHAWSESPIDVATEYVSDPYDFAKSYVLSFGEERG
- a CDS encoding autotransporter family protein, translated to MSSAPFVVALATLSPALAQVSIGGDSTPLDPASIDGSVDLTIGVTGAGSLTILNGSTLTNANGYVGFGGGGVGVVTVSGQGSRWDNLGDVVIGQSGNGALDIEAGGFVGGETGHIGASLGGVGVVTVSGADGSGNASTWSLRQDLNIGYPGTGTLNVEAGGHVAVGGRIDVGVAGQGKMELSDGATLSSNDGVVGTDAYGEAILTSGASWTMVGQLTVGLVAQGDLRIEDGASVTSNQGYVGAHPGSDGSVTVTGPGSSWEMTNFNLTLGNYGVGAMTIEDGARVYANTGVYLGISDATASGTLSVLGTPGSRGVLETSGFRGGLGTADVTLDGGIVRAIRNNTNFFSTYGAQQVTLGAGGGFIDTNGYNIGIAPVMIGAGSLTKDGLGTLTLTGANSYSGGTTITAGTLQLGNGGTTGSIVGNVANSGVLAFNRSDVVTFGGTIAGTGGVWQVGSGQTMLTADSSGLSGVSRVYNGILSVNGTLGGSIEVIGGRLQGIGQVGTTTNFAGGTIAPGNSIGTLTVAGNYLGNGGTLEIETVLSDDSSATDLLAVTGDTAGSTNVRVINVGGNGAQTSEGIKIVDVGGASDGDFTLLGSYTFEGAPAVVGGAYAYRLYQGSVSTPTDGDWYLRSALINGTTPTGPLYQAGAPVYEAYAAMLQSFNELETFQQRVGNRSWTAGMIETGALPEAAGAKSGIWGRIVGRHADMNSRFSTTAADFDVDTWQVQAGADQQLYSGEAGKLVGGLSARYGTIAGDVTSVFGNGSVSSTGYGLGGSLTWYGSSGFYLDAQANLTWYDSALASSTAATSLVSGNGGFGYAIGVEAGQQVALNQNWSITPQAQLTYSDVSYDGFTDAFGAAVSPAEGDDLTIRLGLSADYQDAWIDETGDTSRLHAYGIANLYYDVLPDSRTDLAGVELVNTQDNLWGGLGIGGTYSWGDDKYAIHGQAGVNTSLVNFGSSYSLAGTAGLTVKF